Proteins encoded within one genomic window of Flavobacterium oreochromis:
- a CDS encoding M28 family metallopeptidase, whose translation MKKILWIYLAAFSAQAQEYKKPLIEAIKEKDLRTDMYQLAGDQFLGREAGTLDELKVSTWFTNKMKETGMQPAGEFGTYYQFFDMYRHQISPNSYIKIGDKNLKLWKDILVADVVNADLKTTIIYVGKAEPNELASKNIEGKIVAIEISDANIQKEMTLFERRYPGFIKTKYYNEVKKLGGKGIIFITDDISEKSWPEVLPQMTRGIYGIEGLRDKVENTLPLFWIKRSNKEWLIKNPEIEIRLETETYQYPSVNLIGKIEGTDPKLKEEYVLISGHQDHDGIRHVVMNDSIYNGADDNASTCVAMLAMARAYQKQPSKRSILFVFHGAEERGLLGSRYHTQHLVVPKEKIVAVLNGDMIGRNNLEEAALLGGENPHKNSDDLVRMAIDANNESTQFKFLKDWDLPEHPEYFYFRSDHAPYARIGIPAVFFTSVLHHQYHTPQDESENINFKKLHKMTEWMYRTSWKVANEAKRPSLLPNFKLER comes from the coding sequence ATGAAAAAAATCTTATGGATTTATTTAGCTGCTTTTTCAGCGCAAGCACAGGAATATAAAAAACCCTTAATCGAAGCAATTAAAGAAAAAGACCTTCGAACGGATATGTATCAACTAGCAGGAGATCAATTTTTAGGACGAGAAGCAGGCACATTAGACGAACTAAAAGTATCCACTTGGTTTACAAATAAAATGAAGGAAACGGGTATGCAACCCGCAGGTGAATTTGGTACTTATTATCAATTCTTCGATATGTACCGCCATCAAATAAGCCCTAATAGTTACATAAAAATAGGCGATAAAAACCTAAAGCTTTGGAAAGATATTTTAGTCGCTGATGTAGTAAATGCAGATCTAAAAACTACTATTATCTATGTAGGAAAGGCGGAACCAAATGAATTAGCTTCAAAAAACATAGAAGGAAAAATAGTTGCAATTGAAATTTCAGACGCGAACATTCAAAAAGAAATGACACTTTTTGAACGTCGTTATCCCGGTTTCATCAAAACAAAATATTATAATGAAGTAAAAAAGCTAGGAGGTAAAGGAATTATTTTCATTACAGATGATATTTCAGAAAAAAGTTGGCCAGAAGTACTCCCTCAAATGACAAGAGGTATTTATGGAATAGAGGGTTTACGCGATAAAGTTGAAAACACTTTACCTTTATTTTGGATAAAAAGATCTAATAAGGAATGGTTAATTAAAAATCCAGAAATTGAGATTCGTTTAGAAACTGAAACTTACCAATATCCATCTGTAAACTTAATAGGAAAAATAGAAGGCACAGATCCTAAACTTAAGGAAGAATATGTTTTAATCAGTGGACATCAAGATCATGACGGAATTCGACACGTGGTGATGAATGATAGTATTTACAATGGTGCTGATGATAATGCCAGTACTTGTGTTGCAATGCTTGCAATGGCCAGAGCATATCAAAAACAACCTTCAAAACGTAGTATATTATTTGTCTTTCATGGAGCAGAAGAGCGTGGATTATTAGGTTCTCGCTATCATACACAACATTTAGTGGTACCTAAAGAAAAAATAGTAGCTGTTTTAAATGGTGATATGATCGGACGTAATAATTTAGAAGAAGCAGCCTTACTAGGAGGAGAAAACCCTCATAAAAATTCAGATGATTTAGTTCGAATGGCAATTGATGCCAATAACGAAAGTACTCAGTTTAAATTTTTAAAAGATTGGGATTTACCTGAACATCCTGAATATTTTTACTTTAGAAGTGACCATGCTCCTTATGCAAGAATAGGTATTCCTGCGGTTTTTTTCACTTCTGTTTTACATCATCAATATCATACACCACAAGATGAATCAGAAAATATTAATTTTAAAAAACTTCATAAAATGACTGAATGGATGTATCGAACTTCTTGGAAAGTAGCTAATGAAGCAAAAAGACCAAGTTTACTCCCTAATTTTAAACTAGAAAGGTAA
- the hpt gene encoding hypoxanthine phosphoribosyltransferase: MEIKLHDKYFKPFIGFEELDFAIANLAQQIKNDFQEEVPVFIGVLNGSFMFLSDLMKHYDSSCEVSFVKLASYEGISTTHEVKQLIGLNQDLQGRSVVIVEDIVDTGNTIEELKNIFKNQGVKRLKIATLFFKPEAYTKEIKLDYVGIRIPNKFIVGYGLDYDGLGRNLKEVYQLAE, encoded by the coding sequence ATGGAGATTAAGTTACACGATAAATATTTTAAACCGTTTATCGGGTTTGAAGAACTTGATTTCGCTATAGCTAATTTAGCCCAGCAAATCAAAAACGATTTTCAAGAAGAAGTACCCGTTTTTATAGGAGTACTCAATGGCTCGTTCATGTTCTTATCAGATTTAATGAAACACTATGACTCTTCTTGTGAGGTTTCCTTTGTGAAATTAGCCTCTTATGAAGGAATTAGCACAACTCATGAAGTAAAACAGTTAATTGGTCTAAATCAAGATTTGCAAGGTAGAAGTGTAGTTATAGTAGAAGATATTGTAGATACAGGGAATACGATAGAGGAGTTAAAAAATATTTTTAAAAATCAGGGAGTTAAAAGGCTGAAGATAGCTACTTTATTTTTTAAACCAGAAGCTTATACAAAAGAGATTAAATTAGACTACGTAGGGATTAGAATACCTAACAAGTTTATTGTGGGGTATGGGTTAGATTATGATGGATTAGGTAGGAATTTAAAAGAAGTGTACCAGTTAGCAGAATAA
- a CDS encoding hemolysin family protein: MEIVIIFLLILLNGVFSMSEIALISARKNRLETAAKKGNTSAKTALDLANSPNKFLSTVQIGITLIGILTGIYSGDKITHDVQEFFAIYPMTAPYSKSLGTGVVVVVLTFFSLVLGELLPKRIGLNYPEMIAKAVAVPMKMISVITAPFIWLLTTSTEFILKVLNIKPTADGKVTEEEIKAIIKEGTEGGEVQEIEQDIVERVFHIGDRKVNSLMTHRKSVVYLSLEDQVSELKLQVLEELHSVYPVCKDNLDNVVGVVFLKDLFASFEKGGDFDLRSITKEPVYFIEHTSAYKALENFKKTKVHYAFVTDEYGVLQGIITLNDILEALVGDAAEFYEEEFQLIAREDGSWLVDGHYSLHDFLTYFDMDDLINDYEVTTVSGLIMTELGSIPKVGEKLIWNRMELEVIDMDGVKIDKVIVRSLKEIN; encoded by the coding sequence ATGGAAATAGTCATAATATTCTTGCTGATACTGTTAAATGGAGTTTTTTCCATGTCAGAGATCGCACTCATATCAGCAAGAAAAAATAGGTTAGAAACCGCTGCCAAAAAAGGTAATACGAGTGCGAAAACAGCATTGGATCTTGCTAATTCACCAAATAAGTTTTTATCAACTGTACAGATAGGAATTACCTTAATAGGAATTTTAACAGGTATTTATTCAGGAGATAAAATTACACATGATGTACAAGAATTCTTTGCAATTTATCCTATGACTGCTCCGTATTCTAAAAGTTTAGGAACAGGTGTAGTAGTAGTGGTATTAACTTTTTTTTCATTAGTGTTAGGAGAATTGCTACCTAAAAGAATTGGTTTAAATTATCCTGAAATGATAGCAAAAGCTGTAGCTGTACCAATGAAAATGATTTCGGTAATAACGGCTCCTTTTATTTGGTTATTAACCACCTCGACTGAGTTTATATTAAAAGTTTTAAATATTAAACCAACTGCAGACGGTAAAGTTACAGAAGAAGAAATAAAAGCTATTATCAAAGAAGGTACGGAAGGAGGAGAAGTACAAGAAATCGAACAAGATATTGTAGAGCGCGTTTTTCATATTGGAGATAGAAAAGTTAACTCCTTAATGACACACCGTAAATCAGTTGTTTATCTTTCATTAGAAGATCAAGTAAGTGAGTTGAAATTGCAAGTTTTGGAAGAATTACATTCAGTATATCCTGTTTGTAAAGATAACTTAGACAATGTCGTTGGAGTTGTTTTCTTAAAAGATTTATTTGCAAGTTTTGAAAAAGGAGGTGATTTTGATTTACGTTCTATAACAAAAGAGCCCGTTTATTTTATAGAACATACATCTGCTTATAAAGCATTAGAAAATTTTAAAAAGACAAAAGTACATTATGCTTTTGTAACGGATGAGTATGGAGTCCTGCAAGGTATAATTACTCTTAATGATATTTTAGAAGCACTAGTAGGAGATGCCGCAGAGTTTTATGAAGAAGAATTTCAATTAATAGCCAGAGAAGATGGTAGTTGGTTAGTAGATGGACATTATTCATTACATGATTTTTTGACTTACTTTGATATGGATGATTTAATTAATGATTATGAAGTCACAACAGTAAGTGGTTTAATTATGACAGAATTAGGTTCTATTCCTAAAGTAGGAGAAAAACTCATTTGGAATCGAATGGAATTGGAAGTAATAGATATGGATGGAGTAAAAATAGATAAAGTAATTGTTCGTTCATTAAAAGAAATAAATTAG
- a CDS encoding M43 family zinc metalloprotease — protein sequence MKISFKLFLLVSVLGFAQNRECGMQSYMDKYLKDSKNRAIHYDLQEKFQKRLLKNTTEKAELSKLADPIKIPVAVHFPMLTSATEQDKKCILDLVQSQLDILNADYNATNKDISKWNENTSLYPNIFSGKMNVQFILATKNHPKVTGLIDGMPAITFGTNFLGGTDSDLTWKGYMNFVIRDLGSDELGHSPLGGKPSQGHTVVINTYCFGSGAGCPGYKPATRFNLGRTLTHELGHFFNLKHTFANNDGCGDDDDGIADTPKIAISSSGCPKVGSIPGCVPNQKALTMNYMDYVDDACMYMFTEGQALVMKSYYDVISSQFVKNVFDSVPVVVVDPQVKKDFSIHPVPLDDILNVRFEKAPSSCAIQIIDRVGRMVYEVNDTQVEIEEKYDMSFLTTGVYFVVLKFDNQEVIKKIMKR from the coding sequence ATGAAGATAAGTTTTAAGTTGTTTTTATTGGTTTCCGTTTTAGGATTTGCACAGAATAGAGAATGTGGTATGCAGTCCTATATGGACAAATATTTAAAAGACTCAAAAAATAGAGCCATTCATTATGATTTACAAGAAAAATTTCAGAAGAGGCTTTTAAAAAATACAACGGAAAAAGCAGAATTAAGTAAGCTGGCTGATCCCATAAAAATACCCGTTGCTGTTCACTTTCCCATGTTAACTTCGGCTACTGAACAAGATAAAAAATGTATATTAGATTTAGTACAAAGCCAATTAGATATATTAAATGCGGATTATAATGCAACTAATAAAGATATTTCTAAATGGAATGAAAACACAAGTCTATATCCTAATATTTTTAGTGGCAAAATGAATGTTCAATTTATTTTGGCTACAAAAAATCACCCAAAAGTAACAGGTTTAATAGATGGTATGCCTGCTATCACTTTTGGAACGAATTTTTTAGGAGGAACTGATTCTGATTTAACATGGAAGGGTTATATGAATTTTGTGATTCGTGATCTTGGTTCTGATGAGTTAGGACATTCCCCTTTAGGAGGAAAACCTTCACAAGGACATACCGTAGTAATTAATACCTATTGCTTTGGTAGTGGAGCAGGTTGTCCCGGATATAAGCCTGCAACAAGATTTAATTTAGGTAGAACATTAACACATGAATTAGGACATTTCTTTAATTTGAAGCATACTTTTGCAAATAATGATGGTTGTGGAGATGATGATGATGGTATAGCAGATACCCCAAAAATTGCTATATCAAGCTCTGGTTGTCCTAAAGTAGGCTCAATTCCAGGATGTGTGCCAAATCAGAAAGCGTTAACTATGAATTATATGGATTATGTAGATGATGCTTGTATGTATATGTTTACAGAAGGACAAGCTCTTGTTATGAAAAGTTATTATGATGTAATATCAAGTCAGTTTGTTAAAAATGTTTTTGACTCAGTTCCAGTAGTTGTAGTTGATCCTCAAGTAAAAAAAGATTTTAGTATTCATCCAGTTCCTCTTGATGATATATTAAATGTCAGATTTGAAAAAGCACCATCTTCTTGTGCTATTCAAATTATTGATAGAGTAGGTAGAATGGTTTATGAAGTAAACGATACGCAAGTAGAAATAGAAGAAAAATATGACATGTCTTTTTTAACAACAGGAGTTTATTTTGTAGTGTTAAAGTTTGATAATCAAGAGGTTATTAAGAAGATAATGAAACGGTAA
- the obgE gene encoding GTPase ObgE, with protein sequence MTEGNFVDYVKIYAASGKGGKGSSHLHREKFIEKGGPDGGDGGRGGHVILVGNKNLWTLFHLKFLRHVKAGHGGDGGSSRSTGHDGEDKFVEVPLGTVVKDKDTDEVLFEITEDGQKEILVKGGKGGLGNWHFRSATNQTPRYAQPGMPGNEIDVILELKVLADVGLVGFPNAGKSTLLSVLTSAKPKIADYPFTTLKPNLGIVAYRNFQSFVIADIPGIIEGAAEGRGLGHYFLRHIERNSTLLFLIPVDADDIRAQYDVLIDELRRYNPELLDKDRLVVISKSDMLDDELRSEMKQQLDQDLKGIQYLFISSVAQQGIIELKDKLWQMLNTAD encoded by the coding sequence ATGACAGAAGGGAATTTTGTAGATTATGTAAAAATATATGCAGCTTCAGGTAAAGGAGGTAAAGGATCTTCTCACTTACATAGGGAGAAATTTATTGAAAAAGGAGGACCTGATGGAGGTGACGGTGGTCGAGGAGGACATGTTATATTAGTAGGTAATAAGAATCTATGGACATTATTTCATTTAAAGTTTCTAAGACATGTTAAAGCAGGTCATGGAGGAGATGGTGGTTCTTCTCGTTCCACAGGACATGATGGGGAAGATAAATTTGTAGAAGTACCTTTAGGAACTGTTGTAAAAGATAAAGATACAGATGAAGTATTATTTGAAATTACAGAAGATGGACAAAAAGAAATTTTAGTAAAAGGAGGAAAAGGAGGGTTAGGTAACTGGCATTTTAGAAGCGCAACGAATCAGACACCTAGATATGCTCAACCAGGAATGCCAGGTAATGAGATTGATGTTATTCTAGAATTAAAAGTTTTAGCAGATGTAGGTCTAGTAGGGTTTCCTAATGCTGGAAAGTCTACATTATTGTCTGTGTTAACTTCTGCTAAACCTAAGATAGCAGATTATCCTTTTACAACATTAAAACCTAATTTAGGAATTGTAGCATATCGTAATTTTCAATCTTTTGTTATTGCTGATATTCCAGGAATTATAGAAGGAGCAGCAGAAGGTCGTGGCTTAGGACATTATTTTTTACGCCATATTGAACGTAATTCTACTTTACTATTTTTAATTCCAGTTGATGCAGATGATATTAGAGCACAATATGATGTGTTGATTGATGAATTACGTAGGTATAATCCAGAACTTTTAGATAAGGATCGCTTAGTAGTTATATCTAAATCAGATATGTTAGATGATGAGTTAAGGTCAGAAATGAAACAGCAATTAGATCAGGATTTAAAAGGTATTCAATATTTGTTTATTTCTTCTGTAGCCCAACAAGGAATAATTGAGCTAAAAGATAAATTATGGCAAATGCTTAATACGGCAGATTAG
- a CDS encoding adenylate kinase, with translation MINIVLFGKPGAGKGTQAEFLTKKYNLTHLSTGDIFRFNIKSETELGMLAKSYIDKGDLVPDDVTINMLQSEVEKNPNSLGFLFDGFPRTIAQAEALDSFLISKNQTVTATIALEADDEILVQRLLERGKTSGRTDDQDEEKIRNRYQEYNEKTAPLIGYYQNKGRFHAVDGIGTIEEVTKRLSSVIENL, from the coding sequence ATGATTAATATCGTTCTTTTCGGAAAACCTGGAGCAGGAAAAGGGACTCAAGCTGAATTTTTAACAAAAAAATACAATTTAACCCATTTATCTACTGGAGATATATTCCGTTTTAATATTAAAAGTGAGACAGAGTTAGGAATGTTAGCTAAATCTTATATTGATAAAGGAGATTTAGTGCCAGATGATGTTACTATTAATATGTTACAATCAGAAGTAGAAAAAAATCCTAATTCACTTGGTTTTTTATTCGATGGTTTTCCTAGAACTATTGCTCAAGCAGAAGCACTTGATAGTTTCTTGATAAGTAAAAATCAGACTGTAACAGCTACTATTGCTTTAGAAGCAGATGATGAAATATTAGTACAACGTTTATTAGAACGTGGAAAAACATCAGGACGTACAGATGATCAAGATGAAGAAAAAATAAGAAATAGATACCAAGAATATAATGAAAAAACAGCCCCTTTAATTGGTTATTACCAAAATAAAGGAAGATTTCACGCAGTAGATGGTATTGGAACAATTGAAGAGGTTACAAAACGATTAAGCTCAGTGATAGAGAATTTATAA